The proteins below come from a single Dermatophagoides farinae isolate YC_2012a chromosome 7, ASM2471394v1, whole genome shotgun sequence genomic window:
- the veli gene encoding L27 and PDZ_signaling domain-containing protein veli, whose product MASDRLNLENDVKKACELIDKLQKVEYNAWLSSNSSLEKLVTLKKIFESDFFNAVREVYERVYETVDITGSPDIRASATAKATIAVFAASEGHAHPRIVELPKTDEGLGFNVMGGREQNTPIYISRIIPDGVADRHGGLKRGDQLISVNGVNVENESHEKVVELLKSAIDKVTLVVRYSPKVLEEMEMRFDKQRMRHRKFK is encoded by the exons ATGGCTTCGGATCGTTTAAATCTGGAAAATGATGTTAAAAAAGCTtgtgaattgattgataaattacAAAAAGTAGAATATAATGCTTGGCTTTCAAG caattcatcattggaaaaattggttacattaaaaaaaatatttgaaagtgattttttcaatgctgTACGTGAAGTTTATGAACGTGTATATGAAACGGTTGATATAACCGGTAGTCCAGATATACGAGCTTCAGCAACAGCCAAAGCAACTATTGCCGTATTTGCTGCATCCGAAGGTCATGCACATCCAAGAATTGTTGAACTGCCAAAAACCGATGAAGGACTAGGTTTCAACGTAATGGGTGGCCGTGAACAGAATACACCTATTTATATATCACGTATTATACCGGATGGTGTTGCCGATCGTCATGGTGGCCTAAAACGTGGTGATCAACTTATATCTGTGAATGGtgttaatgttgaaaatgaatcacatGAAAAAGTTGTCGAATTATTAAAATCAGCTATCGATAAAGTAACATTAGTGGTACGATATTCACCAAAAGTATTGGAAGAAATGGAAATGCGTTTCGATAAACAACGTATGCGACATCgtaaatttaaatga
- the LOC124496992 gene encoding LETM1 domain-containing protein 1 produces the protein MSKLPQPSVIKPLSGFKRYLLAKIRLLIDRYERLMLTNFPSTYRMLQMFTVGTKEFSGDVFDYMRISKDLAIDKSVKDLTYNELMCYMKTPKDIRKMTPFLVITALPLAQYVSIPLAFMFPKQLLSSHYWTIQQRTKFAIDDHRRKLYHYRPLFRSLQKRLDSIESPYTREKCRYVFTRLGSGTHPNVDDIVQLKPLFIEQPFGLRALSQQHLVHLCRTHGLRRIFLFKRRRLFQHITFIQSMDHHLFDNELSFEQLRQACFIRGLNPINLTQQEMFDWLRQWQQISKNVDDRTISLLLHTPLFLAYNHPSNWRLIYS, from the exons ATGTCAAAATTACCACAACCATCTGTGATTAAACCGTTAAGCGGTTTTAAACGTTATTTACTTGCCAAGATTCGTCTATTAATCGATCGTTATGAACGTTTAATGTTGacaaattttccatcaacCTATCGAATGTTACAAATGTTTACGGTAGGTACCAAAGAATTTTCTGGTgatgtttttgattatatgCGAATATCAAAAGATTTGGCCATCGATAAATCGGTTAAAGATTTGACCTATAATGAATTGATGTGCTATATGAAAACACCCAAAGATATTCGAAAAATGACACCATTTCTAGTGATCACGGCTTTACCATTAGCACAATATGTTAGCATACCATTAGCGTTTATGTTTCcgaaacaattattatccTCACATTATTGGACAATTCAACAACGAACAAAATTTGCTATCGATGATCATCGTCGTAAATTATATCATTATCGGCCATTATTTCGAAGCTTACAAAAACGtcttgattcaattgaatcaccATATACCAGAGAAAAATGTCGATATGTTTTCACACGTCTTGGCAGTGGTACACATCCAAATGTCGATGATATTGTTCAATTGAAaccattattcattgaacaaCCATTTGGTCTTCGTGCACTGTCACAACAACATCTAGTCCATCTTTGTCGTACACATGGTCTACGGCGAATATTTCTTTTTAAACGTCGTCGTCTTTTTCAACATataacattcattcaatcaatggatcatcatttattcgataatgaattatcatttgaacaaTTACGACAAGCTTGTTTTATACGTGGTTTGAATCCTATAAATCTAACACAACAAGAAATGTTTGATTGGCTTCGACAATGGCAACAAATATCAAAGAATGTTGACG atcgtaccatttcattgttgttacaTACACCATTATTTTTAGCCTATAATCATCCATCAAATTGGcgtttgatttattcataa
- the Nf1 gene encoding neurofibromin 1: MIMANQKPVEWVTSLLSRFEEQLPYRSGPQTSQTRVNVEQIKETLIQISKTKFSLVISGLTKTLHTVNEMFISQRSQIHGPIQPEFERNFYESQLLLLDTLEKCLSIQPKETTRYDETMNVKALLKEICHFIESSNDNIMAAQLKVLASKVLFSLSLNNFNAVFSRISARLQELSNTSEENMDFIDIELIQYINVDINRLLKLLLEINLKFRSLKKNAHYILLNNVEKAIWNWIETYPQEFMEYQCRPNEELSDCCDKLFEHLDSYAENNNKRKNFVWPLQILLLLLCPKILEEIVNADSGAPFSSRHQRKRNFIENVKKSLVPHSSSKQLTEAAAITCVKLCKASTYINILDSNNVMFTLVQSVINDLKLLLFNTKPLIRSPSNLYNDVELMIECFVSIFRITPHNNEALKVCLNPNCPSMYHYVLVCSLFRIIVQPRLSWWPKIDIIYNKAPELRFMFTETLIKATQGCISHTPLRMIQSFTLKEKVTTLKFKDKSSEEGLNFKNLLLWMVRLIRVNPILMLNNQGKAGHEIQSNTLELINGLVSLVHQPSMPDIAQEAMEALLVLHRPENIELWNPEAPINTFWDVSSQVLFSISQKLIQHQIVNYTEILKWLRDILKQRNYFLLRHKDYANIGSHVAICKQAHIKLEVVLFIYLWSIDIECVLVAMSCFALLTEEADIRCGQDDLTDTYSLPNYHVYLELTNASTILTTGRAALQKRIMALLRKIENCTQGCSQAWEDSFLNWDSTTKFLVSYPKSKLGDSEQSDGLHRNVSKRRASHQSTEHELEDQINEWANMTGFLCALGGVCFKKSANKSSSFAMNIIADTNKKNLVLPNCHDSLQYCPVTQFVGVVLKLLVCHNEKFGTQIQKHVKDLLAHEMSPMLYPILFDQIKILIEKFFDSNGQVQLTDTNTQFIEHIIFIMKSIFENKSEHTTENLGQTTSIEHIMLAIVRYVRHLDSNNNHHIHIKNKVCQLVEAMMARRDDLSFRQEMKFRNKLVEYLTDWVMGNSHQMQPTVYTDLTSLLRDLDQSCMQAVAALLRGLPLQPEESDRGDLMEAKSQLFLKYFSLFMNLLNECSEVLSTEDTVSNNSGEATRCTVAAARFQSSTSTKLSELRTYTIQAMSNLLSANIDSGLMHSIGLGYHKDLQTRAAFMEVLTKILQQGTEFDMLAETVLADRYEQLVQLVTMIGEKGELPIAMALATVVVTPQMDELARVFVTLFDAKHMLSSLLWNMFYKEVEVSDCMTTLFRGNSLGSKIMAFCFKIYGSSYLKNLLEPLIKPLLDSAPNTSYEVDSARFDDNDNVETNRNNLMALTQKIFNAIISSAEKFPSQLKLICHCLYQVLNKRFPNFPHNISAVGTVVFLRFINPAIVSPFELGIIEKQPAPKIKRGLMLVSKILQNIANHVEFSKEQHMLCFNDFLRTNFDAGKRWIYQIASEVEIVEYQANHNISFISDANVHALHRLLWNHQEKIGDYLSSSRDNKAMGRRPFDKMATLLAYLGPPEHKTISESQWNSMEMTSTKFEEIMAKHNMHEKDEFKSIKSLNIFYHAGTSKAGNPVFYYIARRYKIGETNGDLLIYHVILTLKPFCHKPFELVIDFTHTCADHRYRTEFLQKWFVVLPEIAYEKIVATYIYNCNSWVREYSKYHDRLLVPLKGSRKLIFVESAQKLSEYIDIEQQRLPGATLSLEEDLKVFNNALKLSHKDTKVSIKVGPTAIQITSAEKTKVLGIPVYLNDVYYASEIEEVCLVDDNQFTLTIANESGPLSFIHNDCDSIVQAIIHIRTRWELSQPDSVTVHTKIRPKDVPGTLLNMALLNLGSADPNLRTAAYNLLCALTGTFDLKIEGQLLETAGLCIPSNNTIFIKQISEKLAMNASHLTLEFLEECIQGFRSSNIELKHLCLEYMTPWLPNLTRFCKQTDDNKRQRVATILDKLITLTIEEVEMYPSIQAKIWGNIGQISDLLDLTLDSFLKRSVTGGLGSSQAEIMADTAVALASSNVQLVAMKVISRLCRVIEKTCTSPTSTLEQHLMWDDIAILGRYLLMLSFNNCLDVANHLPYLFHIVTLLVHIGPISLRASIHGLVINIIHSLCTCTKPSFSGETQRVLRLSLDEFSLPKFYLLFGISDVKSAAVTAFRTHPTLNYNRHYCTDRHYNNLTQDRAIATMNENYDRLPLNSLETITDALLEIMEACMKNIPGCDWLQRWTEMSRSFAFRYNPALQPRSIIVLGCISKFTTDKEILGLLRILVKALESFQDLQLIESIIMCLTRLQPLLNPDSHIHRALFWISISVLQLDEISLYASGLALLEQNLHTLDSSTTFELNTLKSVMMATREPLEWHFKQLDHSVGLSFKSNFHCALVGHLIKGFRHPTPTTVSRTTRILNMLLEIVAKPHKRDKFEVNLESVPYLAALLPVSEEVQSRVHLRHRVTRMILDRTSSKNYPTTNEIQQNQTTHNPPHTQSSNVNGAGSGGSNTKLLNISSSSSSSSPATMMTIQQTLAPSPLSSPSTLMNLPLSSYITQPHKVMFAQTHQQYYTTTSSISSSNPNTPTSIRQKSIDSNIATTTATFYTNQQSTGNATTTTVTTTTVTSGANSAVAGATTTTTTGTNNKVIKTQLKPNLSNHIAATVLHSSVSPNSSINSNCTSSLDVDDKHWKSLDSESLTSSVYRPLFRTQRSSSMPSPKIANNSKNGELFDNNNLFDEQSLKDSPEQQQKSSSSSNHDHHKHHHHLVDIHHHHHHHSKHDPKQTNRKSRLSVSNENNILLDPDVLIDFQNQALILTILATLVRNTTDESEMRTLYEYLAEASVVFPKVFPVIHSLLDSKITSVLSLCHDKVILSAVQCIIHNMVLCNEEPQQQSHCLQTFGFGGLWRFAGPFLKSESNLDNAELFVNCLEAMVETCLTVDENENDINNEYMSEYSSTLSLTSTMNLSSSILSVTPPNEKDYHQNNNHHHQPNNNICDNNNTTNTSTTTNTSSTSTTTTAAAVVATKEMLATANSFNNLSMNKDRKESQPPPSQTSSSSIIKHNSSSTSLTNVLSPQNSLKFNKSNPLGKR; encoded by the exons atgataatggccaATCAAAAACCAGTCGAATGGGTTACATCCCTGTTATCACGATTTGAAGAACAATTACCATATCGTAGTGGTCCACAGACCAGTCAAACACGTGTAAATGTTGAACAAATTAAAGAAACATTGATACAGATTTCAaagacaaaattttcattagttATTTCTGGTTTAACTAAAACATTACATACTGTAAATGAAAtg TTCATTTCACAAAGATCTCAAATCCATGGTCCAATACAGCCAGaatttgaaagaaatttCTATGAAtctcaattattattattggatacATTGGAAAAATGTCTTAGCATACAGCCAAAAGAAACAACACGTtatgatgaaacaatgaatgtTAAAGCATTATTGAAAGAAATCTGTCAT tttattgaatcatccaatgataatataatggCAGCACAATTAAAAGTTTTAGCATCCAAAGTACTATTTTCACTTAgtttaaataattttaatgcCGTTTTTAGCCGTATATCGGCACGATTACAAGAATTATCAAATACATCGGAAGAAAATATGGATTTTATCGATATTGAATTAATACAATATATTAATGTTGATATAAATCgtttattgaaattattattggaaattaatttaaaatttcgttcattgaaaaagaatgcCCACTATATACTGTtgaataatgttgaaaaagCTATATGGAATTGGATTGAAACATATCCACAGGAATTTATGGAATATCAATGTCGGCCAAATGAAGAACTAAGTGATTGTTGcgataaattatttgaacATTTGGATTCATATgctgaaaataataataaacgtaaaaattttgtttggccATTACAAATCCTATTATTGTTACTATGTCCAAAAATATTGGAAGAAATTGTTAATGCCGATAGTGGTGCACCATTTTCATCACGACATCaaaggaaaagaaattttattgaaaatgttaaaaaaTCATTAGTACCACATAGTTCCAGTAAACAATTGACCGAAGCAGCTGCTATTACATGTGTAAAATTATGTAAAGCATCAACATATATAAACATATTGGATAGCAATAATGTTATGTTTACATTGGTACAATCCGTTattaatgatttgaaattattattattcaacacGAAACCATTGATACGTAGCCCATCAAATCTTTATAACGatgttgaattgatgattgaatgttttgtttcaatattcCGTATAACACCGCATAATAATGAAGCATTGAAAGTTTGCCTGAATCCAAATTGTCCATCAATGTATCATTATGTATTggtttgttcattgtttcGCATCATTGTTCAACCACGATTATCATGGTGGCCAAAAATTGATATCATCTATAATAAAGCACCAGAATTACGTTTTATGTTTACAGAAACATTGATAAAAGCAACACAAGGATGTATTTCACATACACCATTACGAATGATACAG AGTTTcacattgaaagaaaaagtaacaacattaaaattcaaagatAAATCATCGGAAGAAggtttaaattttaaaaatcttTTATTATGGATGGTTCGCCTGATACGTGTGAATCCTATACTAATGTTAAATAATCAAGGCAAAGCTGGCCATGAAATACAAAGTAATACACTTGAATTGATCAATGGACTGGTGTCGTTAGTACATCAACCATCGATGCCTGATATTGCACAAGAAGCAATGGAAGCATTACTTGTTCTACATCGAcctgaaaatattgaattatgGAATCCAGAAGCACCGATCAATACATTTTGGGATGTATCATCACAAgtattgttttcaatatcaCAAAAATTAATACAACATCAAATCGTTAATTATACAGAAATATTGAAATGGTTACGTGATATATTGAAACAACGAAATTATTTCCTATTACGACATAAAGATTATGCAAATATTGGCAGTCATGTGGCTATTTGTAAACAGGCACATATAAAACTTGAAGTCGTTCTATTCATCTATTTATGGTCTATTGATATTGAATGTGTATTGGTGGCCATGTCTTGTTTTGCTTTGTTAACCGAAGAAGCCGATATTCGTTGTGGCCAAGATGATTTAACCGATACGTATTCATTGCCAAATTATCATGTATATCTTGAATTAACAAATGCAAGTACAATTCTTACTACTGGTCGTGCTGCATTACAGAAACGAATTATGGCATTGTTGcgtaaaattgaaaattgtacaCAAGGCTGTTCACAAGCATGGGAAGATTCATTCCTGAATTGggattcaacaacaaaatttctgGTTAGTTATCCAAAAAGTAAACTCGGTGATTCTGAACAATCGGATGGTTTGCATCGTAATGTTTCCAAACGTCGTGCATCACATCAAAGCACTGAACATGAACTAGAAGatcaaattaatgaatggGCCAATATGACCGGATTCTTGTGTGCATTGGGTGGtgtttgttttaaaaaatctgccaataaatcatcatcatttgccaTGAATATTATTGCTGatacaaacaagaaaaatcttGTGCTACCAAACTGTCATGATTCATTACAATATTGTCCAGTCACTCAATTTGTTGGTGTCGTATTGAAATTACTTGTTTgtcataatgaaaaatttggtaCACAAATACAGAAACATGTGAAAGATTTGTTGGCACATGAAATGTCACCAATGTTATATCCAATATTGTTTGATCagataaaaatattgattgaaaaatttttcgattcaaatggCCAAGTACAATTAACCGATACGAATACACAATTCATCGAACATATCATATttataatgaaatcaatatttgaaaataaatctgAACATACAACAGAAAATCTTGGACAAACAACAAGTATTGAACATATAATGTTGGCCATTGTACGTTATGTTCGCCATTtagattcaaataataatcatcatatacataTCAAGAATAAAGTCTGTCAATTAGTTGAAGCAATGATGGCACGTCGTGATGATCTGTCATTTAgacaagaaatgaaatttcgtAATAAACTTGTTGAATATTTAACCGATTGGGTTATGGGCAATTCACATCAAATGCAGCCAACAGTTTATACGGAtttaacatcattattacgtGATTTAGATCAATCTTGTATGCAAGCTGTTGCGGCATTATTACGTGGTTTACCATTGCAACCAGAAGAATCTGATCGTGGTGATTTAATGGAAGCAAAATCACAACTTTTTCTTAAATATTTTAGCCTATTTATGAATCTACTCAATGAATGTAGTGAAGTATTATCCACTGAAGATACTGTTTCAAATAATTCTGGTGAAGCAACACGTTGTACTGTTGCTGCAGCAcgttttcaatcatcaacatcaacaaaattgagTGAATTACGAACATATACAATACAGGCAATGTCCAATTTATTGAGTGCCAATATTGATTCTGGCCTAATGCATTCCATTGGTCTTGGTTATCATAAAGATCTACAAACACGTGCAGCATTTATGGAAGTGTTgacaaaaattcttcaacaaGGTACCGAATTCGATATGTTAGCCGAAACAGTATTGGCCGATCGTTATGAACAATTAGTTCAGCTGGTAACAATGATTGGCGAGAAAGGTGAATTGCCCATTGCAATGGCATTAGCCACAGTGGTTGTCACACCACAAATGGATGAATTGGCACGTGTATTTGTTACATTATTCGATGCTAAACAtatgttatcatcattattgtggAATATGTTCTACAAAGAAGTTGAAGTATCCGATTGTATGACCACATTGTTTCGTGGTAATAGTCTTGGTAGCAAGATAATGgcattttgttttaaaatcTATGGTAGTtcatatttaaaaaatcttCTTGAACCATTGATAAAACCGTTGTTGGATTCAGCACCAAACACTAGTTATGAAGTAGATTCAGCAcgattcgatgataatgataatgttgaaacTAATCGTAACAATTTGATGGCATTAACAcagaaaatattcaatgcaatcatttcatcagcggaaaaatttccatcacaattgaaattaatttgcCATTGTTTATATCAAGTTCTCAATAAACGATTTCCAAATTTTCCACATAATATCAGCGCTGTTGGTACGGTGGTATTTCTGCGGTTCATTAATCCAGCAATAGTGTCACCATTTGAATTGGGcattattgaaaaacaacCAGCGCCAAAAATTAAACGTGGTCTAATGCTTGTATCGAAAATTCTGCAAAACATTGCTAACCACGTGGAATTTAGTAAAGAACAACATATGTTATGttttaatgattttcttCGAACAAATTTTGATGCCGGTAAACGATGGATTTATCAGATTGCATCCGAAGTGGAAATAGTCGAATATCAAGCTAATCATAATATATCATTTATTAGTGATGCAAATGTCCATGCATTACATCGATTGTTATGGAATCATCAGGAAAAAATTGGTGATTATCTATCCAGTTCACGTGATAATAAAGCAATGGGCCGTAGGCCATTCGATAAAATGGCTACATTGTTAGCATATCTTGGACCACCTGAACATAAAACAATAAGTGAATCACAATGgaattcaatggaaatgacatcaacaaaattcgaAGAAATAATGGCTAAACATAATATGcatgaaaaagatgaatttaaatcgataaaatcattgaatatattcTATCATGCTGGTACATCAAAAGCCGGTAATCCAGTTTTCTATTATATTGCACGTAGATATAAAATTGGTGAAACCAATGGTGATCTATTGATCTATCATGTTATATTGACATTGAAACCATTCTGTCATAAACCATTTGAATTGGTCATCGATTTCACACATACTTGTGCTGATCATCGTTATAGGACAGAATTTCTACAAAAATGGTTTGTTGTATTGCCAGAAATTGcgtatgaaaaaattgtcgcCACCTATATTTATAATTGTAATAGCTGGGTACGTGAATATTCTAAATATCATGATCGTCTATTGGTACCATTGAAAGGTAGTcgtaaattaatttttgttgaaagtGCACAAAAATTAAGtgaatatattgatattgaacaacaacgattaCCTGGTGCtacattatcattggaaGAAGATCTTAAAGTATTTAATAATGCATTAAAATTATCACATAAAGATACAAAAGTATCGATAAAAGTTGGTCCAACAGCCATACAGATTACATCGgctgaaaaaacaaaagttttGGGTATTCCCGTTTATTTAAATGATGTTTATTATGCATCAGAAATTGAAGAAGTTTGTCTGgtggatgataatcaatttacaTTGACCATTGCAAATGAAAGTGgtccattatcattcatacaTAATGATTGTGATAGTATCGTACAGGCTATCATCCACATACGAACAAGATGGGAATTATCACAACCAGATTCTGTAACGGTTCATACGAAAATACGACCAAAAGATGTACCTGGTACATTACTTAATATGGCTCTTTTAAATCTTGGCAGCGCTGATCCAAATCTTCGTACAGCTGCCTATAATCTTCTTTGTGCATTGACCGgtacatttgatttgaaaattgaaggTCAACTTCTTGAAACAGCTGGTCTTTGTATACCATCGAATaatacaattttcatcaaacaaattagTGAAAAATTGGCCATGAATGCATCACATTTAACATTAGAATTTCTTGAAGAATGTATTCAAGGTTTTCGTTCATCAAACATCGAACTGAAACATCTTTGTCTTGAATATATGACACCATGGTTACCGAATCTGACAAGATTCTGTAAACAAaccgatgataataaacgaCAACGTGTTGCAACCATATTGGATAAATTGATTACATTGACTATTGAAGAAGTAGAAATGTATCCATCAATACAAGCCAAAATATGGGGTAATATTGGACAGATTTCGGATCTGTTGGATTTAACATTGGATAGCTTTTTGAAACGATCTGTAACCGGTGGTCTTGGTAGTTCACAGGCAGAAATTATGGCTGATACAGCTGTTGCATTGGCATCATCAAATGTACAACTAGTGGCAATGAAAGTAATAAGTCGATTATGTCGGGTAATCGAAAAAACCTGTACATcaccaacatcaacattggaACAACATCTTATGTGGGATGATATTGCCATTCTAGGTCGTTATCTATTAATgttatcattcaataattgtcTGGATGTTGCCAATCATTTGCcatatttatttcatattgTCACATTATTAGTTCATATTGGACCAATTTCATTACGTGCATCCATTCATGGTTTagtcatcaatattattcattcattgtgtaCTTGTACAAAACCATCATTCAGTGGTGAAACACAACGTGTTTTAAGACTAAGTTTGGATGAATTTAGTTTgccaaaattttatttattatttggcATTAGTGATGTTAAATCAGCGGCTGTTACTGCATTTCGTACACATCCAACATTGAATTATAATCGTCATTATTGTACTGATcgtcattataataatctgACACAGGATCGTGCTATTGCtactatgaatgaaaattatgatcgtttaccattgaattcattggaaaCAATTACCGATGCATTGTTGGAAATAATGGAAGCTTGTATGAAAAATATACCTGGTTGTGATTGGCTACAACGGTGGACTGAAATGTCCCGATCATTTGCATTCAGATATAATCCGGCTTTACAACCACGTTCCATTATTGTATTGGGTTGTATATCAAAATTTACGACCGATAAAGAAATTCTTGGTCTATTACGTATCCTAGTGAAAGCATTAGAATCATTTCAAGATCTTCAACtaattgaatcgattataATGTGTTTAACACGATTACAACCATTACTTAATCCTGATTCACATATACATCGTGCATTATTTTGGATATCAATTTCCGTATTACAATTAGATGAAATATCATTATATGCATCTGGTTTAGCATTACTTGAACAAAATCTACATACATtggattcatcaacaacatttgaattgaatacatTGAAATCTGTAATGATGGCAACACGTGAACCACTAGAATGGCATTTCAAACAATTAGATCATTCAGTTGGTTTAagttttaaatcaaattttcattgtgcATTAGTTGGACATCTGATAAAAGGTTTTCGTCATCCAACCCCGACAACTGTATCACGTACAACACGTATATTGAATATGTTACTAGAGATTGTTGCTAAACCACATAAACGTGATAAATTTGAAGTTAATCTTGAATCGGTACCATATTTAGCTGCATTATTACCTGTATCCGAAGAAGTTCAAAGTAGAGTACATCTTCGACATCGTGTTACCCGTATGATTTTGGATCGTACATCGTCGAAAAATTATCCAACAACCAATGaaatacaacaaaatcaaacaacacataatccaccacacacacaatcatcaaatgttaaCGGTGCTGGCAGCGGTGGTTCTAatacaaaattattaaatatttcatcatcatcatcatcatcatcaccggcCACTATGATGACCATACAGCAAACATTAGCACCAAGTCCAttgtcatcaccatcaacattaatGAATCTACCATTAAGTAGTTATATAACACAACCACATAAAGTAATGTTTGCTCAAacacatcaacaatattataCAACGacatcatcgatatcatcatcgaatccaAATACACCGACAAGTATAAGgcaaaaatcgattgattcaaatattgCTACTACTACGGCCACTTTTTAtacaaatcaacaatcaaccgGAAATGCAACGACTACTACCgtaactactactactgttACTTCTGGTGCTAATTCTGCTGTTGCTGGtgctacaacaacaacaacaaccggaACTAATAATAAAGTAATTAAAACACAATTGAAACCAAATCTTTCAAATCATATTGCTGCTACCGTATTACATTCATCTGTATcaccaaattcatcaatcaattctaattgtacatcatcattagatgtGGATGATAAACATTGGAAAAGTTTAGATAGTGaatcattaacatcatctGTATATCGACCATTATTTCGTACACAACGTAGTAGTTCAATGCCATCACCAAAAATTGCTAATAATTCGAAAAATGGTGAATtatttgacaataataatctattCGATGAACAATCGTTAAAAGATTCAccggaacaacaacaaaaatcatcatcatcatcgaatcatgatcatcataaacatcatcatcatttggttgatattcatcatcatcatcatcatcattcaaaacatgatccaaaacaaacgaatcgAAAATCACGATTATCCGTTTCGAATGAGAATAACATTTTGCTTGATCCAGatgtattgattgattttcaaaatcagGCACTAATTCTAACCATTCTG GCAACATTGGTACGAAACACAACGGATGAATCTGAAATGCGTACATTATATGAATATTTGGCTGAAGCATCAGTGGTTTTTCCAAAAGTTTTTCCTGTGAT aCATTCATTATTGGATTCAAAAATTACAAGCGTACTATCATTATGTCATGATAAAGTTATATTGAGTGCTGTACAATGTATAATACATAATATGGTACTGTGTAATGAagaaccacaacaacaatcacattGTTTACAAA cATTTGGCTTCGGGGGCCTATGGAGATTTGCTGGACCATTTTTAAAATCCGAATCAAATTTAGACAATGCTGAATTGTTTGTCAATTGTTTAGAGGCAATGGTTGAAACTTGTCTTactgttgatgaaaatgaaaatgatatcaataatgaatatatgagTGAATATTCAAGTACATTAAGTTTAACTTCAACAATGAATCTAAGTTCATCGATATTATCGGTTACACCAccgaatgaaaaagattatcatcaaaataataatcatcatcatcagccaaataataatatttgtgataataataatactacCAACACATCCACAACAACGAATACAAGTTCAACGTCGACTACGACAacagctgctgctgttgtagCAACAAAAGAAATGCTTGCAACAGCTaattcatttaataatttatccATGAATAAAGATCGTAAAGAatcacaaccaccaccatcacaaacatcatcatcatcaataattaagcataattcatcatcaacatcattaacaAATGTATTATCACCACAGAATAgtttaaaatttaataaatcgAATCCATTGGGTaaacgataa